A segment of the Flavobacteriales bacterium genome:
CTGCTGGTGGTGATGCAGGAGTGCAAGCAATGTTCGAAACCTATATGGATGATTTGGCTGCTTTAAGTGCTTTGGCATACGATAATTCTGCTGAGGAATATGGTCAAGGTGGAGTTTGGACCAATGGAACTAAGACTTATTTGCAATCGGCAAATGGTTTAGAATACACACAATTGATTGAAAAAGGATTGATGTGTGCTGTATTCATGAACCAGATGACAAATAATTATCTAAACTCAGTTGTGTCTGATGGTACAGAAATAGCCGATGGAAAGAATTATTCTGATATGCAACATCACTGGGATGAGGCATTTGGATACTTTACTTCAGAAGCGACTTTCTCTGCAGATGGAGATGGAACAGATCGATTCTGGGGAAAATATGCTAACGGAAGAGAAAGCGTATTGGGTTCTGCAACTACTATTGTTGAAGCTTTTATTAGAGGTAGAGCTGCGATTGATCACGAGAACACAGTTATGAGAGATGAACAAATTGTAATCATCAAGAATGAGATGGAGAGAATTTGTGCAGGTACAGCAATTCATTACTTGAATGGAGCAATTTCTAACATTACCGATCCAACTAAATTAAACCATGAGTTATCTGAAGCTTATGCGTTTACAAATGGTTTAAGATATGGTGATAACTCTATTACAGGTATTGGTATTTCAGCAACAGATATTGATGCGGCACTTGCACTTATCGGTACAGATTTTAGCCTTGTGACAACTGCTAAATTGAATTCTGCAATCGATATTATCGCAGCAGGAACAGGCTTAACGAGCTACAAGAGCGAATTGTAGAGGAATACTATTGAAAGGGCTGATCTTGGTGATCGGCCCTTTTTATCTTTATACAAAGCAGAATGAGGTTACCCATAATTTTATCTCTACTAAGTACACTTTTTATTGCAGCGTCATCTTTAGCACAAGATGTCGCGATAGACGAAAAACCAGAATTTAAAAGTATTCTTTCGATCGCTGGAGGAGGAACCTCAACTACCATTGGAATTTCTTACGAACGTTTACTCAATAAGAGGCTATCCTATGAACTAGGAATTGGTTTGTTTGGAGGCGGTATTGGGATGAATTTTTATTCTTTTAGACCTATTGATGTAAAACAGTTCAATCCTTTTTGGGGAGTTCGTTCTTCTTATAATTTACAGGGCTCCGGTGGCGCTAGGAATATCAATTATTTGCCGCTTGGGGTTAACTACATGGGAGGAAAAAAGTTATGTTTAGCTATTGATCTAGGACCTGCATATATAATTCAATTATCGCCAAATGGAAAGATAGCTCCCGAATCGAGTTTGGATTACCCTGAGCATTTATTTTGTTTCTTTGGAGGAATTAAAATTGGCTTTCGATTTTAAACAATAATCACTGATATCAATGACAACGCGTTATAATAAGTTCAACATTTTATATCCAATACTATTGATTGTGGTGTTCGGGTTTTCATGTTGTGAAAAAAGGAGAAATTCAACTCCTAGCGAAACTACAGATCCATATGATAATGAGGCAATGTTATCTAACCTTGCCACAAATTATATTGTACCGGCTTACAGCGCATATGAAACGGAAACGAATCAGCTAAAAACAGATGTTGCCTCGTTTAATGCTACACCAAGTACAGTAGGATTGCAATCGGTAAGAACCCAGTGGGAAACAGCTCTTCTTACTTGGCAAGATGTTGCATTTTTGGAAATAGGTCCGGCTAGCACAATAGCTTTACGTGGACAAACAAATATTTACCCTGTCGATACATCTGAAATTAACGACAACATTGCATCAGGGGATTATAACTTAGAAACAGTTTCTAATTATACTGCGAAAGGATTTCAAGCTGTAGATTATCTAATAAACGGAAAGGGATCAACGGATCAAGATATTGTGGACTATTATTCAGAAACACCGAATGCAAAAGTTTATTTGCAGGATGTAGTTGATGAGTTGGCTTCGAATGCTACCTCAGTTAGCTCCTCATGGAACTCGGATTATGCAACTTCATTTATCGATAATAGTGCAAGTAATGCGCAAGGAAGTTCAGTGAGTGATTTAATTAATTCTCTTGTTAAGCACTATGAAACTTATGTTAGGAAAGGAAAAATAGGTTTACCAGCTGGAGTATTTAACGGTTTCTCTGGTCAGGAGATGCCAACTCATGTGGAAGCTTTATACTACAATCAATCTTTGCCATTTGTGCATCGATCTTTAACTGCAATCCAAAAATTTATAAAAGGAGAAAGCTACAACGACGCAGTTAATGGCGATGGATTGGATGACTACATGGCTTTTGTTGAGGCGATGTCCGGAACACTTCCTCTCGAAGAAGTAATTGATGCTCAAATAGAAAATATCATCTTGGAACTTAATAGTATTAGCGACCCTTTGTCTAAAGAAGTGGTTGATAATAATTCAGGTGTTCAAGCCGTATATCAGGAAATGCAGAAACTGGTTCCTTATTTAAAGGTAGACATGACTAATGCACTAGATGTATTAATCACATACCAGGACAGTGACGGTGATTAGTGTATTTTTGCAGCCAATTTGCATGATTTGGGAATCGGGAACAAAATATTCTTTTTAATAACCATTGTCTTCATAGGATGTTTGAACCTTTGCTATGCCCTGCAAACACCAAAGGGAACAGTCGAAGGCCAGATTCTTTCGGCGGGAAACAATAAACCGGTACAATTCTGTACGGTTCATATCACCACAGTTAATGTATCTACTCAAACCGATGAGAAAGGAAAGTTCATACTTCCTGATATTCCTTATGGGAGTTATAATATCGAGTATTTCTTGATTGGATTCGATAAGAGAATAGAAAAAATAGTTGTAGACAAACCGAATATTAAGATTAAAACGGTTTTAGCACAAAAGGCTGAAATGTTAAAATCCGTTGATATACATGGAGACAGGGATGGTATGGGTGATATGGAACACATGCGATCCATTGAAGGTGTTTTGATAAGTGAAGGGAAGAAGAATGAGGTAATCAATGTAACCAACGTTACGGGGAACTTGGCAGCCAATCAAGGAAGGCAGATCTATGCTAAAATACCTGGTCTTAATATCTGGGAAAGTGGAGGTTCTGGTATTCAATTAGGCATTGGTGGTAGAGGTCTTAATCCAAGTAGAACATCCAATTTTAATACGAGACAAGATGGGTACGACATAAGTGCGGATGCTCTTGGGTACCCCGAAAGCTATTATACACCACCAGCAGAGGCGATCAGTAAAATTCAATTCTTACGTGGCGCTGCAGGATTACAATTCGGAACTCAATTTGGAGGGCTGGTAAACTTTATTTTACATGACGGACCAGAAGAAGAGAAGTTTGAAGTAGTTAGTAGGAATACATATGGGTCTTTTGGGATGTTCAGTTCTTACTTAGGAATGGGTTTGAATAAGGGTAAATGGAAGGGATATAGTTACTTAAAATACAGAACAGGAAATGAGTGGCGACCAAATTCAAAGTACAATGTTTATTCCGGTGCTATCAATTTAAAGAGAGAATTGACGGACAAAACAGACTTGCGTGTAGAGTATACCAAGCAATACTATTTATCGCAACAGCCAGGGGGCTTAACAGATGCTGAGTTTTATTCTGATCCTAGTCAGTCGAAACGAGCGCGAAACTGGTTTAAAGTAGATTGGAATTTGGCTGCTCTGTCATTAGATCATAAGTTCTCTACGAACACGAATTTCAAAACACAATTATTTGGTTTATTGGCATCTCGACAAGCACTTGGTATATTAGGAAACATTAGCAGACCAGATAATATTAATGATCAGCGAGATTTAATATCTGGGTATTTTAAAAACTGGGGAAATGAAACTAGGCTCTTGCATAAATATAAAGTCAAGGATAATATTTGGGCGTTTCTTATTGGGGCGAGGTATTACCAAGGGTATAACCTGAGTAAACAAGGATTTGCGGATACCAGTGCGGCTGCAAGTTTTAATTATGTGGATGGAGCTAGGTCTAGGTATGAATTTCCAAGTAGTAACATTGCTGTTTTTACTGAAAACATCCTCAAGCTGAGTAAAAAATTTAGCCTTACACCTGGTGTACGTTTTGAACACATCAATACAAATGCAGAGGGTACCTATCAAGAGGAACGCTTTGATTTAGCGGGAAATCAAATTTTCGATTCTATTTATTCGGATACAAGAAATAACAGCAGATCACTTGTAATAGCTGGATTAGGATTAAGGTATAACTGGAAGCCGGTTGCTGATTTTTATTCGAATATTTCTCAGAATTATAGAAGCATCAATTTTACCGATATGCAAATTCAGAATAGTAATTTCAGAATAGATCCTAACCTTTCCGATGAGACAGGGTATAATTTCGACCTTGGTGTAAGAGGTGCAAAATCTAATAAGTGGTATTACGATGCGTCTATTTTTATGCTCGCATATAACAACAGAATAGGTGAGGTAGATGCAGTAGATTCTCTAACATATATTCCATATCGATTAAGAACTAATATTTCGAATGCGTTTACAAAAGGGGTGGAGGCAGTTGCTGAAGTGGATTGGTTAAAGGTGTTCGTTTCGGATACTTGTAAATACGATTTAAAAACACACGTGAATGTTTCTTTTACAGAATCTAGATATGTGAATTCGGATAAACCGGCATTTGAAAATAAGCTCGTTGAGTCGGTACCTCCTTTCAATCTAAAAACCGGAATTACTTTTTCAACGGAAAAGTTTACGATAGCCTATCAGTATTCGTATGTGCATGAACATTACAGCGATGCAACTAACGCTGGTAAAGATGTAAACGGTAAAATGGTTTTTATCCCTGGTGCTATTGTGGGATTAATACCATCCTATGATGTGATGGATTTATCGTTCAAGTATAAGATAAAACGATTTCAAATTGAAACAGGAATTAACAACTTGGCTAACGAACTTTACTTTACAAGACGAGCTACAGGGTACCCAGGTCCTGGAATTATACCCTCTGCTTCTAGGAGCTTTTATATTACTCTACAAGTAAAGATTTAAACCGATATATCGGAAATATCTAAAGCCATGTGCTCCGATATTTCTATAACAGCAGCCGAAGATTTTGTTAGACGATTGTTTGAAATGTTTTCAAAAATAGGAGCCATCTTTTTATAATTCTCAGGAAGAATTTCTTTTATTTTTTCTAACCGATTGTTGATATCGATACTACTTTCTATAATACATTCTAGCTGGCCGTTAAAGTTACTTTCGTTACCATTGTAGTCGTCTGGAAACAGGCTGGAAAATTCTTTGATTTTGTCTTCAGCAATACTTTGTGTTATCTCGATATCTCCTTCTGTGTTGGTTTTAAATAACCCCAAAGAGAAGTTGTTCTTTTCATTTACTAAAAGCTTAAGGGTACAAATCAAATTTGGAATTATTCCTTGCTTGTTTTGTATTCTTAGTTTGAAGGCTAAATTTTTCATGGGCCAAAACTAATAATATCAGTTCAAATATTAAGCTCTGCCTATAAAGGTTATTCTTTTATAAACTTAGAACTCGTTGAATTACCGTTAGAATCGGTAATCTCTAATATGTAAAGACCAGATTCTAGAGAACTAACATCGATGTTTTCTTTATTATTAGAACTTACTAAAACGATTACGGTTTTTCCTTCTATATCAGTAATCGTAATCTGTCCCAATCCATTTAAAGAATTTTCTTTCTCTACAGATAGCCTATCAAGAGTTGGAATAGGATAAACATTAAGGGCTGTGTTTATAGTATTTTCAATACTGGGTACAGTAACTGTAAATGTTTCCATTACAGTAATAGGTCCGTCACTTGGTGAGGCAACAATCACATCAAATCCAGTTCCATCTATAACCGTTGGTACTGTAATATTTGCAATCAACATCTCGCTATTTATTACGGTAATACTGTTAACAGTGGCATCACCATTTGTTAGCGCTAAAACTATATTCGAATCGAAATAGAATTCAACGGTTGTTAGACCTTGAACAAAATTGGTATTAGTTCCTATAATTGTGATATCTAAAGTAGTTCCGGCATCTGCGAATTGAGGCTCAACAGAATAGATATTTGTAACTCCGTCGTTATAAACCGAGAAGGCATCATTCAATGTTTGATATCCGTCAATTGAATTATAAGTGGCTACATCAAATATGGACGTTCCCAAAATTGAATTTGCAGATACATTCACTTCCATTTCGAAGTCGTTTATTACTTCAATAGAATTAACATTTACAGTTCCACTACTTTGACTAATATTAAAGTAAACATTGTTGTTTACTTGTGAAAAGTTTGTGTTTTCGCCAGTAATTGTAACGTTTAGAGTTTGCCCACTTAAAGCACTTGGTGGAGAAATAGAAACAAGGTTCGGTGGCGTTATTCCCGTTACTTCAAAGTCGTTAGGGCCGTATAAATAGCCAGCAATGGGACTAGTTATTTGAACATAATAACTATCCGTGTAAGTGTTTTGAGGTATAGTTATGTTCGCCGAAAATTGAGTATTGCTGGTAAAGTTGTAATAGTTTACAGTCTCACTGGCTTGCCCGAAACCAAAATGTAAAGTGGTACTACCGGGAGTAAAATTAGTATTTGCCCCTGTTATAGTTACATCTAAAGTTTGTCCATTTACACCTGCTAATGGAGTTACAGAAGTAATGGTGGGAGGAATAATACCGTTTACGTAAAAACCATCTGTTACAGAGAAATATTCGTTGGTAATGTCATTAGAATAATAAATATTATAGTCTCCTA
Coding sequences within it:
- a CDS encoding DUF4856 domain-containing protein; translated protein: MNKYSIYAGAALITLAISTTSCRKEKGCMDVNSPNYSSTAEKDDESCIDVPSTYAFTNEAGESTVSFGGQQQRLEMLSELVSYMKTANAVGTTVDAATLKSMYANESYTWTDGDALGMTGSSKQLKSKTAGGDAGVQAMFETYMDDLAALSALAYDNSAEEYGQGGVWTNGTKTYLQSANGLEYTQLIEKGLMCAVFMNQMTNNYLNSVVSDGTEIADGKNYSDMQHHWDEAFGYFTSEATFSADGDGTDRFWGKYANGRESVLGSATTIVEAFIRGRAAIDHENTVMRDEQIVIIKNEMERICAGTAIHYLNGAISNITDPTKLNHELSEAYAFTNGLRYGDNSITGIGISATDIDAALALIGTDFSLVTTAKLNSAIDIIAAGTGLTSYKSEL
- a CDS encoding imelysin family protein, with the protein product MTTRYNKFNILYPILLIVVFGFSCCEKRRNSTPSETTDPYDNEAMLSNLATNYIVPAYSAYETETNQLKTDVASFNATPSTVGLQSVRTQWETALLTWQDVAFLEIGPASTIALRGQTNIYPVDTSEINDNIASGDYNLETVSNYTAKGFQAVDYLINGKGSTDQDIVDYYSETPNAKVYLQDVVDELASNATSVSSSWNSDYATSFIDNSASNAQGSSVSDLINSLVKHYETYVRKGKIGLPAGVFNGFSGQEMPTHVEALYYNQSLPFVHRSLTAIQKFIKGESYNDAVNGDGLDDYMAFVEAMSGTLPLEEVIDAQIENIILELNSISDPLSKEVVDNNSGVQAVYQEMQKLVPYLKVDMTNALDVLITYQDSDGD
- a CDS encoding TonB-dependent receptor; translated protein: MGIGNKIFFLITIVFIGCLNLCYALQTPKGTVEGQILSAGNNKPVQFCTVHITTVNVSTQTDEKGKFILPDIPYGSYNIEYFLIGFDKRIEKIVVDKPNIKIKTVLAQKAEMLKSVDIHGDRDGMGDMEHMRSIEGVLISEGKKNEVINVTNVTGNLAANQGRQIYAKIPGLNIWESGGSGIQLGIGGRGLNPSRTSNFNTRQDGYDISADALGYPESYYTPPAEAISKIQFLRGAAGLQFGTQFGGLVNFILHDGPEEEKFEVVSRNTYGSFGMFSSYLGMGLNKGKWKGYSYLKYRTGNEWRPNSKYNVYSGAINLKRELTDKTDLRVEYTKQYYLSQQPGGLTDAEFYSDPSQSKRARNWFKVDWNLAALSLDHKFSTNTNFKTQLFGLLASRQALGILGNISRPDNINDQRDLISGYFKNWGNETRLLHKYKVKDNIWAFLIGARYYQGYNLSKQGFADTSAAASFNYVDGARSRYEFPSSNIAVFTENILKLSKKFSLTPGVRFEHINTNAEGTYQEERFDLAGNQIFDSIYSDTRNNSRSLVIAGLGLRYNWKPVADFYSNISQNYRSINFTDMQIQNSNFRIDPNLSDETGYNFDLGVRGAKSNKWYYDASIFMLAYNNRIGEVDAVDSLTYIPYRLRTNISNAFTKGVEAVAEVDWLKVFVSDTCKYDLKTHVNVSFTESRYVNSDKPAFENKLVESVPPFNLKTGITFSTEKFTIAYQYSYVHEHYSDATNAGKDVNGKMVFIPGAIVGLIPSYDVMDLSFKYKIKRFQIETGINNLANELYFTRRATGYPGPGIIPSASRSFYITLQVKI
- a CDS encoding T9SS type A sorting domain-containing protein gives rise to the protein MKSIFTLLIALLPFLTIAQNISSIVPSSGNNGETLNVTITGVNTNFSQASSALNFNFGNIYISANGVNSYTVVNSTTINANITIPANTYIGDYNIYYSNDITNEYFSVTDGFYVNGIIPPTITSVTPLAGVNGQTLDVTITGANTNFTPGSTTLHFGFGQASETVNYYNFTSNTQFSANITIPQNTYTDSYYVQITSPIAGYLYGPNDFEVTGITPPNLVSISPPSALSGQTLNVTITGENTNFSQVNNNVYFNISQSSGTVNVNSIEVINDFEMEVNVSANSILGTSIFDVATYNSIDGYQTLNDAFSVYNDGVTNIYSVEPQFADAGTTLDITIIGTNTNFVQGLTTVEFYFDSNIVLALTNGDATVNSITVINSEMLIANITVPTVIDGTGFDVIVASPSDGPITVMETFTVTVPSIENTINTALNVYPIPTLDRLSVEKENSLNGLGQITITDIEGKTVIVLVSSNNKENIDVSSLESGLYILEITDSNGNSTSSKFIKE